Proteins encoded together in one Coffea arabica cultivar ET-39 chromosome 2c, Coffea Arabica ET-39 HiFi, whole genome shotgun sequence window:
- the LOC113724459 gene encoding zinc finger BED domain-containing protein RICESLEEPER 2-like, with protein sequence MLEKIGKVLVLWQYRAPAVAVLWQYSSSCPSVPKEGGSTQLLEKSASKQSSAGGSRPKVSARVYALDHQQIPDSTEMDTSMRYPNSISIEKDGDTGSSDSIEETGHTNHQSQCPDTSAIGKKKLPPKATINMPGKKRRLSSEVWDYFDIIPKKDPNDELKCRCKKCGNEYSAESKSGTGNLHRHVKRCVKMTTKDIGQYLITSDKGALATRNAQFSQDKFRELLVHAIVRHELPFSFVEHEGIKNVLTYLEPQIKHMTRNTAKSDVKKLHAKEVNRLGSELRGCPSRICLTSDAWTSIVTDGYLSLTAHFIDSNWLLQKKILNFSYMPPPHNGVALAEKIYSLASSWGIERKLFAITLDNASANDSCVAILKNQLKLKNSLICDGVLFHVRCCAHILNLIVQDGLKEIDKSVELIRECVKYVKGSQTRKLRFTECVTQTSLDSKKALVQDVPTRWNSTYRMLSSALYYRLAFCHLQLSDSNFRSCPSLEEWGRVEKICSFLQVFYEATNAFSGSKYPTSNLYFPQVFKIQLKLSEECNSSDDFMKRIASQMFVKFNKYWSEFNLLLAIAVVFDPRYKFQFIEFSYNKLYGPGSNELVKVRNALFDVYNEYVKISNTPGASSSCSRGSNEVYSPHGAKKQEDNQSFDILEEFDQFDTFEFACSAQKSQLELYLDEPRAKRSSLIIVLDYWKAQQFRFPDLSKLARDILCVPVSTVASESAFSLGVAMNVIAVIKAVRLQLEVAWRMHKFGIIMNAAVVNDEGRSIGWPWSTTLL encoded by the exons ATGGATACAAGTATGAGATATCCAAATTCAATCAGTATTGAAAAAGATGGTGATACAGGGAGTAGTGATAGCATCGAGGAAACAGGCCACACCAATCATCAATCTCAATGCCCTGACACTAGTGCAATTGGGAAAAAGAAATTACCTCCAAAAGCTACAATCAATATGCCTGGCAAGAAGAGGAGATTAAGTTCAGAAGTTTGGGATTACTTCGACATTATTCCCAAAAAGGATCCAAACGATGAGTTGAAGTGCAGATGCAAGAAATGTGGGAATGAATATTCTGCTGAGAGTAAAAGTGGGACAGGTAATTTGCATCGACATGTAAAGAGGTGTGTAAAAATGACAACAAAGGACATTGGACAGTATCTAATCACTTCTGACAAAGGTGCTCTTGCCACACGAAATGCACAATTCAGTCAAGATAAATTTAGAGAATTACTTGTGCATGCCATAGTAAGACATGAGCTGCCATTTTCATTTGTGGAGCATGAGGGAATTAAAAATGTCCTTACATATTTGGAGCCTCAAATTAAACATATGACTAGGAACACAGCCAAGTCAGACGTTAAAAAATTGCATGCAAAGGAAGTTAATAGACTTGGTAGTGAATTGCGGGGATGTCCTAGTCGAATATGTTTAACTTCTGATGCATGGACATCTATTGTTACTGATGGATACTTGAGTTTGACTGCACACTTCATTGATAGCAATTGGCTGCTACAGaaaaaaattctgaattttTCTTATATGCCTCCTCCCCATAATGGTGTTGCATTAGCTGAAAAAATTTACAGTTTGGCTAGTAGTTGGGGTATTGAAAGGAAGTTGTTTGCCATCACATTAGACAATGCTTCTGCAAATGATTCTTGTGTTGCAATACTTAAGAATCAGCTTAAGTTGAAAAATTCTTTAATTTGTGATGGTGTGTTGTTTCATGTGAGATGTTGTGCACATATTCTCAACTTGATTGTGCAAGATGGTTTGAAAGAAATTGATAAATCTGTGGAGTTAATAAGAGAATGTGTCAAGTATGTCAAGGGTTCTCAAACAAGGAAGTTAAGGTTCACCGAATGTGTAACACAGACTTCTCTTGATTCCAAAAAAGCATTAGTTCAAGATGTTCCTACTAGGTGGAACTCCACATATAGAATGCTTTCCAGTGCACTTTATTATCGCCTTGCATTTTGTCACTTACAATTAAGTGATTCAAATTTTCGGAGCTGTCCATCTCTTGAAGAATGGGGAAGAGTTGAAAAAATTTGTAGTTTTCTTCAAGTTTTTTATGAGGCAACTAATGCTTTTTCGGGGTCCAAGTATCCAACTAGTAACTTGTACTTTCCTCAAGTTTTTAAGATTCAATTGAAGCTGTCTGAGGAGTGCAATAGTTCAGATGATTTTATGAAGAGGATTGCTTCCCAAATGTTTGTGAAGTTTAACAAATATTGGTCTGAGTTCAATCTCTTGTTGGCAATTGCTGTGGTATTTGATCCCCGGTATAAATTTCAGTTTATTGAATTTAGTTATAATAAGCTATATGGTCCGGGGTCTAATGAATTAGTCAAGGTCAGGAATGCACTTTTTGATGTCTATAATGAGTATGTGAAGATTTCCAACACACCTGGTGCATCATCTTCATGCTCTCGAGGCAGCAATGAAGTTTATTCTCCTCATGGagccaagaaacaagaagaCAACCAATcatttgatattttagag GAATTTGATCAATTTGACACCTTTGAATTTGCCTGTAGTGCACAAAAAAGTCAATTGGAATTGTATTTAGATGAGCCAAGAGCTAAACGATCCTCACTTATTATTGTTCTTGATTATTGGAAAGCACAACAATTtcgatttccagatttgagtaaATTGGCAAGGGACATTCTATGTGTTCCAGTATCAACCGTTGCTTCTGAATCTGCATTTAGTCTTGGTG TTGCTATGAATGTTATTGCCGTGATCAAAGCAGTCCGGCTGCAGTTGGAGGTTGCTTGGAGGATGCACAAGTTTGGCATCATTATGAATGCTGCTGTTGTTAATGATGAGGGCCGAAGCATTGGTTGGCCTTGGAGCACCACTTTGTTGTGA